DNA from Amycolatopsis sp. DSM 110486:
CGAGCAGCCGCACCGAAGCGCGCATCAGCAACGCGCCGAACAGTGAGTCTTTGGTGCGCCAGTGCAGGTAGACGGTGCCCTTGCCGATGCCGGCGCGGCGCGCGATGTCCTCGATCGTGACCTTGCGCGAGCCCCAGCGCACCAGCAGCTCGGCCGCCGCGTCGAGGATCCGGTCCGCGCGGTCGCGGTTCGGCTCGTCCGGCACCTTCGTCTCCCTTGATCGTTGACTCCGTGACCAGATTTGCTCATCTGGTCACGGGGTCAACGGTAGCGCGGGTACGCGGGCCGGGCAAGCGGAGTTGTCGGGGTGGTCGGTTAACGTCAACGGTGTGGCACAGGACGAACTCTTCACGGTGAACCCCGACCTGGGGCCGCCGCCGGAACCGACGCGCGCTGGTTCGTCGGCCGAACCGCAGGCCGACCCGGCGAGCTCGCCGCTGGCCGTGCGGATGCGGCCGCGCACGCTCGACGAGGTGGTCGGGCAGCAGCACCTGCTGCGCGAGGGCGCGCCGCTGCGTCGCCTCGTGGAGGGGGCCGCGCCGGCGTCCGTGCTGCTCTACGGTCCGCCGGGTACGGGCAAGACCACGCTGGCGAACCTCGTCTCGATCGCGACCGGCCGCCGGTTCGTCGCGATGTCCGCGCTGTCGGCGGGCGTCAAGGAGGTGCGCGGCGTCATCGAGGAGGCGCGGCGGCGCCGGCAGTACAACGCCGAGAACACCGTGCTGTTCATCGACGAGGTGCACCGCTTCTCCAAGACGCAGCAGGACGCGTTGCTGGGCGCGGTCGAGGACCGCACGGTGCTGCTGGTGGCCGCGACGACCGAGAACCCGTCGTTCTCCGTCGTGTCACCGCTGCTGTCTCGGTCGCTGGTGCTTCAGCTGCGGCCGCTGACCGACGAGGACATCGTGAAGCTGCTCGACCGCGCGCTGACCGACGAACGCGGCCTGGGCGGCTCGCTCAGGTTGACCGACGAGGCGCGCGACCACCTCGTGCGCCTGGCCGGCGGCGACGCGCGCCGCGCTCTGACGGCGCTGGAGGCCGCCGCCGACGCCGCGTCGGCAACCGAGGCCAAGACGATCGACCTCGCCACCGTCGAGTCCACTGTGGACAAGGCGGCCGTGCGCTACGACCGCGACGGCGACCAGCACTACGACGTGATCAGCGCGTTCATCAAGTCCATCCGCGGCTCCGACGTCGACGCCGCGCTGCACTACCTGGCCCGCATGATCGAGGCGGGGGAGGACCCGCGCTTCCTCGCGCGGCGGCTCGTGGTCCACGCGAGCGAGGACGTCGGCCTGGCCGATCCGACCGCACTGCAGGCGGCGGTGGCGGCCGCCCATGCCGTGCAGTTCATCGGCATGCCCGAAGGCCGCCTCGCCCTCGCGCAGGCCACCATCCACCTCGCCACGGCGCCGAAGTCCAACGCCGTGGTCACCGCCATCGACGCCGCCCTGGCCGACGTCCGCGCCGGTCTGGCCGGCACCGTGCCCCCGCCCCTGCGCGACGGCCACTACGCGGGCGCCAAGAAGCTCGGCAACGCGCAGGGCTACCGCTACCCGCACAACGTCCCGGAAGGCGTCCTGGCCCAGCAGTACCCGCCGGACGAGCTCGTCGGCCGCGACTACTACGAACCCACCCAGCGCGGCGGCGAACGCCCCCTGGCCGAGCGCGTGCCCCGCCTGCGCCGCACCATCCGCGACGAGCGGCAGTAGGGCTCACTCGGTCCGGATGGAGTCGGGCCGCATGGCGGTGCGCAGGGCGGGCAGCGCGAGGGCGGTCACGAGGAAGACGAGGGCGACGCCGGTGTCGGCGAGCGTGGTGATGGTGGCCCAGTCGACGGTCACCGACGCGCCCAGCAGCCGCGTCACCGGCGCGGCGAGGCCGATGCCGGTGCCGATCGCGGCGGCCACGGCCAGCACGAGCGGGACCGCCGTCTGCCAGAGCAACGACTTGGCCAGCACTGTCCCGCGCAGCAGCACCTCCGTGCATTCGGCCGAAGCGTTCATGCTTGCCCTCCCTCGGGTGATCCGTGCGAAGTGCGAGTGGCGGCGAGCTTCTCGGCGAGCCGGTCGAGACGGGCCGCGGCCAGCTCCAGCCAGCGCAGGTCGGCTTCGAGGTGGAACAGGGCGTAGTCGCCGATCAGCGCGTCGACGAGGTCGCCCGCGCGCTTGCGCCGGGTCAGCTCGCGCATCACGCGCAGGTGCTCGGCGCGCTGGACGTCGAGCACGTCGGCGGCGTCGCGGCCGGACAGCAGCGCGAGCACGACCTTCGTGTAGAGGATGTTCTGCAGGTGCGCGACCGGCTCTTCCGGCGTGCGCAGCCACGTCTCGATGTCGGTGATCCCGGCGTCGGTGATCGTGTAGCGCTTGCGGTCCGGCCCGCCGCCGGCCTCGACACCCGCGGCTTCGACGAGCCTGTTTTTCAACAGCCGCGACAACGTCGAGTAGACCTGCCCGTAGCGCAGTGGCCGGTCCTGGCCGAACCGTTCGTCGTAGGTCCGCTTGAGGTCGTAGCCGTGGCGCGGGTCGGTCTCCAGCAGCCCGAGCAGAGCGTGACTGATCGACATGCCGGCGACTATGCATGCCAGGTATACCCGCGATGTATAGTCGAGTTTGCGCAGTTCACCGCGCGTGGAGTGATCATCTGCCCCGCCAGGGCAGTGTTGGTTCCCCCTTCGATCCCGCTCGGTGAAACTCCCGTGAACGTCGCCACGTTCTTCCGTATAACGGCGAGAGCGGGAATGTCCGGCCGTCAGGTCGGTTGATTCCCGGTGACGGAGGGGGTGGCGATGACGCTGCTGACGGTGTGGCCCGACGACCAGCCCGGGCACGTGCTGCTGAGGACCGAGGACCCGGGGACGATCACGGCCGAGCTGGCCCGCGTCGGGGTCGAGTTCGGCCGCTGGCCGGTGGACGGGCCGCTGCCCGGCGCCAGTGAGTCCGAGGTGCTCGCCCGTTTCCAGGACCGCATCGACTCGCGCACCACGGCCGTGGGTTACCACGCCGTCGACGTGCTGACGGGCGACTTCGGCGCGGCCGAACGCAGCCTGCCGCGCGACGAGGACCGGTTCTTCGTGACCGGCTCCGCCGTCTGGTACCTGCACGCGGGCCGCCAGGTCCACGCCGTGCTGTGCGAGCCCGGCGACCTGCTCGGCATCCCGGCGCACACCCGCCACTGGCACGACGGCGGCTCGAACCCCGGCCACGTGACCGTCCGCGTGCGCCACCCGGCGTCGGGCTCGGGGACGGCGTCGGCCGAGCCGTTGCGCGCCACCGGGTTCCCCGGCTTCGACGAGCTGGTGGCCGGGCGGGCGTCGACCTGGCCCGCGCTGAGCCACTGACGGCACTGACCCCGTCTGCGGGCCGGGGTACCGACGGGCACGATGGAGCCATGACCACTGTCGCCTTCCTGGGCACCGGAATCATGGGCCACCCGATGGCCGCCAACCTCGTCCGCGCCGGCGTCTCGCTGCGCGTGTGGAACCGCACGCGCGGCAAGGCCGAGCCGCTGGCCGCCGACGGCGCCACGGTCGCGGACACCCCGGCCGAGGCCGCGGCGGACGCCGACGTGCTCGTCACGATGCTGTCCGACGGGCCCACGGTCGCCGAGGTCTTCGCCGCCGCGGAAGTCAAGGCCGGCACGGTCTGGCTGCAGATGAGCACGGTCGGCACGGAGTGGATCGCCACGCTGGCCGAGGCCGCCGAGAAGGCGGGTGTCGTGTTCGTCGACTGCCCGGTGATGGGCACGAAGGTCCCCGCCGAGCAGGCGCAGCTGCAGGTCCTGGCCGCCGGGCCGGACGACGTGCACGAGACCGCCGCGCTGATCTTCGACGCCGTCGGCTCGCGCACGCGCTGGCTGGGCACCGAGCCGGGCACCGCCACGCGGCTGAAGCTCGTGATGAACGCCTGGGTGCTCGCGCTGACCAACGGCACGGCCGAGAGCCTCGCGCTCGCCCGCGCTCTCGGCGTCGACCCGCAGCTGTTCTTCGACGTGATGGAGGGGACCGGCTTCGACGTCGGCTACGCGCGTATGAAGGGCCCGCTGATGCTCTCGGGCGACTACCCGACGAGCTTCCCCGCCGCGCTGGCCGCCAAGGACGCGCGGCTCGTGGTGGAGGCCGCGGGAGACGCGGTCGACGTGGCCGGGGCCGCGGCGACGCTCGCCCACCTGCAGGCCGCCGTCGACGCCGGCCACGGCGAGGAGGACATGGCGGTGCTGTACCGGGCGGTCGCCAAACAGGACGACTGATCGCCACCACCCGAACGCTGCGCCGGCTCGCCCGGTGGAGGTTCCGCACGGGGCACAACCGCAGGTCGGAACCGGTTCGGCTGCGCTGAGTGACCGACCGGCGGGGCGACACCG
Protein-coding regions in this window:
- a CDS encoding replication-associated recombination protein A; the protein is MAQDELFTVNPDLGPPPEPTRAGSSAEPQADPASSPLAVRMRPRTLDEVVGQQHLLREGAPLRRLVEGAAPASVLLYGPPGTGKTTLANLVSIATGRRFVAMSALSAGVKEVRGVIEEARRRRQYNAENTVLFIDEVHRFSKTQQDALLGAVEDRTVLLVAATTENPSFSVVSPLLSRSLVLQLRPLTDEDIVKLLDRALTDERGLGGSLRLTDEARDHLVRLAGGDARRALTALEAAADAASATEAKTIDLATVESTVDKAAVRYDRDGDQHYDVISAFIKSIRGSDVDAALHYLARMIEAGEDPRFLARRLVVHASEDVGLADPTALQAAVAAAHAVQFIGMPEGRLALAQATIHLATAPKSNAVVTAIDAALADVRAGLAGTVPPPLRDGHYAGAKKLGNAQGYRYPHNVPEGVLAQQYPPDELVGRDYYEPTQRGGERPLAERVPRLRRTIRDERQ
- a CDS encoding PadR family transcriptional regulator, which codes for MSISHALLGLLETDPRHGYDLKRTYDERFGQDRPLRYGQVYSTLSRLLKNRLVEAAGVEAGGGPDRKRYTITDAGITDIETWLRTPEEPVAHLQNILYTKVVLALLSGRDAADVLDVQRAEHLRVMRELTRRKRAGDLVDALIGDYALFHLEADLRWLELAAARLDRLAEKLAATRTSHGSPEGGQA
- a CDS encoding cupin; this encodes MTLLTVWPDDQPGHVLLRTEDPGTITAELARVGVEFGRWPVDGPLPGASESEVLARFQDRIDSRTTAVGYHAVDVLTGDFGAAERSLPRDEDRFFVTGSAVWYLHAGRQVHAVLCEPGDLLGIPAHTRHWHDGGSNPGHVTVRVRHPASGSGTASAEPLRATGFPGFDELVAGRASTWPALSH
- a CDS encoding NAD(P)-dependent oxidoreductase translates to MTTVAFLGTGIMGHPMAANLVRAGVSLRVWNRTRGKAEPLAADGATVADTPAEAAADADVLVTMLSDGPTVAEVFAAAEVKAGTVWLQMSTVGTEWIATLAEAAEKAGVVFVDCPVMGTKVPAEQAQLQVLAAGPDDVHETAALIFDAVGSRTRWLGTEPGTATRLKLVMNAWVLALTNGTAESLALARALGVDPQLFFDVMEGTGFDVGYARMKGPLMLSGDYPTSFPAALAAKDARLVVEAAGDAVDVAGAAATLAHLQAAVDAGHGEEDMAVLYRAVAKQDD